In a genomic window of Magnolia sinica isolate HGM2019 chromosome 14, MsV1, whole genome shotgun sequence:
- the LOC131225669 gene encoding heavy metal-associated isoprenylated plant protein 31-like → MSVIQVRVPNLDCEGCATKIRKALFKLEGVDEIDIEMETQKVTVRGHAVEEKKVIKTVRRTGKAAEPWPFPAYSHYSSFYKYPAHIANHYYERSSNDVASVHTFFHTPATYSMAVSSDEAVASLFSDENPHACTIM, encoded by the exons ATGTCT GTGATACAGGTGAGGGTCCCAAACCTCGACTGCGAGGGATGCGCAACAAAGATTCGGAAAGCTCTCTTCAAGCTCGAAG GAGTAGATGAAATAGACATAGAAATGGAAACACAGAAGGTTACCGTAAGAGGGCATGCAGTGGAGGAGAAGAAGGTAATCAAGACCGTCCGTCGGACTGGGAAGGCAGCCGAGCCATGGCCATTCCCAGCTTACTCCCATTATTCATCATTTTATAAATACCCGGCCCACATAGCGAACCACTATTACGAACGGTCCAGCAACGATGTGGCGAGTGTACACACTTTCTTCCATACTCCCGCAACCTACTCAATGGCTGTGTCATCTGATGAAGCTGTGGCATCCCTTTTCAGCGATGAAAATCCACATGCATGCACCATCATGTGA
- the LOC131225058 gene encoding receptor-like protein EIX1, which translates to MPETCLVKSGNGLSREKRNGELLFSAEKISYFFVLNVLIYWGGYWKVSGCFDSERKALTTFRKSLNDFSNLLSSWDDDASDCCKWRGITCHNITGFVLKLDLHATYRVGGRIDPALVQLKHLQFLDLSDNAFNGAPIPDFLGSMKELRHLNLSEAGFSGRIPHQLGNLTKLVSLKLSSSSLSAKNLWWLTSLPSLNYLDMSYVNLSMASHDWVHVMNMSPSLVELSLIECGLSYISPTLPSVNFTSLRVLHLSENNFNSSIPNWIANISSLVSLDLSYNNFHGEVPHRFSQLPNLEELWLGSTDDNLRVDWSEFLEGSWRKLKKLDLSFSQLHGGIPNSIWNMTSLESLSLSFSENITGSIPRAITKLINLESLSLYGYKMHAAIPDWLHELKNLKHLSLQDCMLTGPIPAAHLGGLSSLEELDLSRNQLNGNIPAALGGLSSLLYLSLLGNQLNGNIPASLGGLSSLEELILSGNQYNGNIPAALGGLSSLVYLDLSMNQLNGNIPAALGGLSSLQTLSLGENQLNGTIPTTLGQLSNLYWLDLSYNSLTGNVSESLFENLKKLMSLHLSSNSLVFVPHSDWAPPFQLSYLDLGSCHLGPRFPLWLRTQKYVGLLDLSNTTISGIIPTWFWDLTPQLLKLKLSNNQIFGQLPNPFKMQPWAIIDLSLNNFSGPIPCILNGARVLDLSNNQFSAPIPPNFTSTMQYLEYFSAKGNQINGTIPSFIEGMKSLIVLDLSRNNIGGIIPLSLGNCVALEAVDLSNNRLLGEIPRSLGQLRRLRTMHLSNNSLSGKILLSLKKSAGLETIDLGYNNFSGHISTWISKSFPTLRILCLRSNKFTGNIPPQLLNLTSLQLLDVAQNCLSGSIPQSFENLMAMKNEQKINHVLFHGGIESSYYKENLLVSMKGLVFEYTRTVLLVTCMNLSRNNLSGEIPEGFTGLLGLRALNLSGNHLTGKIPDKIGKLALLESLDFSENQLSGTIPLSMSNLTFLSCLNLSFNNLWGKIPSGNQLQTFQDPSIYMGNIGLCGPPLLDKCVSDETPPGPGYVEKDEEEDEMRWFYSGLGPGFAVGFWALCGILVLKRSWRIVYYRFFDKMKDRLF; encoded by the exons ATGCCAGAGACTTGCCTTGTCAagagcggaaacggattg AGCAGAGAGAAAAGGAATGGAGAGTTGTTATTCTCAGCAGAGAAGATTTCTTATTTCTTTGTTTTAAATGTATTAATATATTGGGGAGGATATTGGAAGGTGAGTGGTTGCTTCGATTCCGAGAGAAAAGCTCTCACCACCTTTCGGAAGTCTCTCAACGATTTCTCCAATCTTCTCTCTTCATGGGATGATGATGCCTCTGACTGCTGCAAATGGAGAGGAATTACCTGCCACAACATAACTGGGTTTGTTCTTAAACTCGACCTCCATGCTACTTACAGGGTAGGTGGCAGAATTGATCCAGCTCTGGTTCAACTGAAGCATCTTCAGTTCTTGGACTTGAGCgataatgcttttaatggcgCACCAATTCCAGATTTCCTGGGTTCAATGAAGGAGTTGAGGCATTTGAACTTGTCAGAGGCAGGGTTCAGTGGGAGAATCCCTCATCAGCTTGGAAACCTCACCAAACTCGTTTCCCTGAagctttcttcatcttctttgagTGCCAAAAACCTTTGGTGGTTGACAAGCCTACCTTCTCTCAATTACCTCGACATGTCTTATGTGAACCTTTCCATGGCAAGCCATGATTGGGTGCACGTAATGAACATGTCTCCTTCCCTTGTTGAGCTAAGCTTAATCGAATGTGGTCTTTCATATATTTCTCCAACTCTTCCTTCTGTTAATTTCACATCTCTCCGTGTCCTCCATCTCAGTGAGAACAACTTCAATTCTAGCATTCCAAACTGGATAGCTAACATTAGTAGCCTCGTGTCCTTGGATCTCTCATACAACAACTTTCATGGTGAGGTTCCTCATCGATTTTCACAACTTCCTAACTTGGAAGAGTTGTGGTTGGGATCAACTGATGATAACCTGAGGGTTGATTGGTCAGAGTTCCTTGAAGGCAGCTGGAGGAAGCTGAAGAAACTTGATCTATCTTTCAGTCAGCTGCATGGAGGAATCCCCAACTCTATTTGGAATATGACATCACTTGAGTCTCTCTCTTTGTCATTCAGTGAGAATATAACAGGTAGCATTCCAAGAGCCATAACTAAGCTTATCAATTTAGAGAGCCTGTCTTTGTATGGATACAAAATGCATGCGGCCATTCCTGATTGgttacatgagctcaaaaatcttAAACACCTTTCTCTCCAAGATTGCATGCTAACAGGCCCAATCCCTGCAGCTCatcttggaggattgtcttccttgGAAGAATTAGATCTCTCACGGAATCAGTTGAATGGAAATATCCCTGCagctcttggaggattgtcttccttgCTATATTTATCTCTCCTTgggaatcagttgaatgggaatATCCCTGCTTctcttggaggattgtcttccttgGAAGAATTAATTCTGTCGGGGAATCAGTACAATGGAAATATCCCTGCagctcttggaggattgtcttcaTTGGTATATTTAGACCTCTCAATGAATCAGTTGAATGGAAATATCCCTGCAGCTCTTGGAGGTTTGTCTTCCTTACAAACTTTATCTCTCGGTGAGAATCAGTTGAATGGGACAATCCCAACAACTTTAGGACAACTTTCTAACTTGTATTGGCTTGACCTCTCTTACAACTCCTTGACAGGAAACGTGTCTGAAAGTCTTTTTGAAAACCTCAAAAAGTTGATGTCCTTACATTTGTCTTCCAATTCTTTGGTTTTTGTTCCACACTCTGATTGGGCCCCTCCATTTCAGCTTTCTTACCTTGACCTAGGATCATGTCATTTAGGTCCTCGATTTCCTCTCTGGTTACGAACACAAAAATATGTAGGATTATTGGATCTCTCTAACACAACCATCTCTGGCATCATCCCCACCTGGTTTTGGGATCTAACACCCCAACTTCTTAAACTCAAGCTTTCAAATAACCAGATTTTTGGCCAATTGCCCAACCCTTTCAAAATGCAACCATGGGCCATCATTGATTTGAGTTTGAATAATTTCAGTGGTCCCATACCCTGCATATTGAATGGAGCCAGAGTACTTGATCTCTCCAACAATCAATTTTCAGCCCCAATCCCACCCAATTTTACATCCACAATGCAGTATTTAGAATACTTTTCTGCCAAAGGTAACCAAATCAATGGCACGATTCCCTCATTCATAGAAGGAATGAAATCCTTGATTGTCCTTGACCTTTCTCGAAACAATATTGGTGGTATCATTCCATTGAGTTTGGGTAATTGTGTAGCCCTTGAGGCAGTTGATTTGAGCAACAACAGGTTATTAGGAGAAATACCCAGGTCCCTGGGTCAGTTGCGTCGACTCCGAACAATGCACTTGAGCAACAATAGCCTATCAGGAAAAATCCTTTTGTCCCTGAAGAAATCTGCTGGTTTGGAGACTATTGACCTTGGATACAACAATTTCTCAGGTCATATTTCCACTTGGATTAGCAAAAGCTTTCCAACTTTAAGAATTCTGTGCTTACGATCCAATAAGTTTACTGGCAACATCCCACCACAACTATTAAACCTAACTTCTCTTCAGCTCCTTGATGTAGCACAAAATTGTTTATCTGGTTCAATTCCTCAaagttttgaaaatctcatggCCATGAAGAATGAGCAAAAGATTAACCACGTTCTTTTCCATGGAGGGATAGAATCATCATATTACAAGGAAAACTTGCTTGTGTCAATGAAGGGGCTAGTGTTTGAATACACAAGAACAGTTTTACTGGTTACATGCATGAACCTTTCAAGAAATAATTTGTCTGGAGAGATTCCTGAAGGATTCACAGGACTTTTGGGATTACGTGCTTTAAACTTATCTGGAAATCATTTGACCGGAAAAATCCCAGATAAGATTGGTAAATTGGCATTGCTAGAGTCTCTTGATTTCTCTGAAAATCAGCTTTCAGGTACAATTCCTCTGAGCATGTCAAATTTAACTTTTCTAAGTTGCTTAAACTTGTCGTTTAATAACTTGTGGGGGAAAATCCCATCTGGAAATCAGCTCCAGACATTCCAAGATCCTTCTATTTATATGGGCAACATCGGACTTTGTGGACCTCCTCTTCTAGATAAATGTGTTAGTGATGAGACTCCTCCAGGTCCTGGTTACGttgaaaaagatgaagaagaggatgaaaTGCGTTGGTTTTACTCTGGGTTGGGACCAGGATTTGCAGTTGGGTTTTGGGCCTTATGTGGCATTTTAGTGCTCAAGAGGTCTTGGAGGATTGTCTATTACCGCTTCTTTGATAAGATGAAAGATAGACTCTTTTAG